A single genomic interval of Portunus trituberculatus isolate SZX2019 chromosome 41, ASM1759143v1, whole genome shotgun sequence harbors:
- the LOC123516744 gene encoding thioredoxin-like protein 1, with protein sequence MAANFKVLSEDSQFQVELTQAGGKLVVTDFTSARCGPCQRIAPVFEEMAHRFPNAVFLKIDVNQCPTTSASQGVTAAPTFIFFRNKTKLDSLQGADPEGLEARIRQHYGDGEGEEAEDSGVPGHIDLMPMINKAGCECLNESDDHPFTQALSSSGGYMESDTDEQLILYLSFNQAVKLHSMRIKGPSENGPKTLKLFINQPHTIDFDTAESANPVQELTLAPKDLDGELIPLKFVKLQNVMNLTIFFKDNQTGEETTQVSYLQIIGSPVQTTKMSDFKRVTGKKGESH encoded by the exons ATGGCCGCCAACTTCAAGGTGTTaagtgaagacagtcagtttcAGGTGGAATTGACTCAGGCAGGCGGCAAGCTAGTTGTGACTGACTTCACATCAGCGAG ATGTGGACCTTGTCAACGTATTGCTCCAGTATTCGAGGAGATGGCACACAGATTTCCTAATGCAGTCTTCCTCAAAATTGATGTCAACCAGTGCCCCACAACCTCAGCCTCCCAAGGGGTAACAGCTGCCCCAACATTCATATTCTTCAGAAACAAG ACAAAGCTGGATAGCCTGCAGGGAGCGGATCCTGAAGGGCTGGAGGCACGAATCCGGCAACACTATGgtgatggggaaggggaggaggcggaagatTCTGGGGTGCCTGGACAT ATTGACCTGATGCCAATGATCAACAAGGCAGGGTGCGAGTGCCTCAATGAGAGTGATGACCATCCATTTACCCAGGCACTCTCATCCTCTGGTGGCTACATGGAGTCTGACACAGATGAGCAG CTCATATTATATCTGTCCTTTAATCAAGCTGTCAAGTTGCACAGTATGAGGATCAAGGGCCCAAGTGAGAATGGCCCCAAGACACTGAAGCTTTTTATCAACCAGCCACACACCATTGACTTTGACACAGCTGAGTCTGCCAATCCTGTGCAGGAGTTGAC TCTGGCTCCAAAGGACTTGGATGGAGAGCTGATACCACTCAAGTTTGTCAAGCTCCAGAATGTGATGAATCTCACTATATTCTTCAAGGACAACCAGACTGGGGAAGAAACCACCCAGGTCAGCTACCTTCAGATCATTGGATCTCCTGTCCAGACCACTAAGATGTCAGACTTCAAGAGAGTCACTGGCAAAAAGGGAGAGAGTCACTGA